One Owenweeksia hongkongensis DSM 17368 genomic region harbors:
- a CDS encoding esterase/lipase family protein, whose amino-acid sequence MKSEFETIEFTALDGFKCNLKHYLSPNPSKGPILLVHGAGVRADIFCPPNEQNIVEMLADDGYDVWLENWRASIDLPPTEWDLDVVARNDHPAAVQKVLELTGSKNLKALIHCQGSTSFMISVALGLVPQVTTIVSNAVSLHPKVPGFSRFKLNVLVPIVHQLFDFLNPQWAKEAPDFKTKLMKAVVKMTHWEKDTDVGKFVSFTYGSGMPALWELENLDKRTMTWIEDEFAAVPLSFFNHIRFCISKGVILPNDKKAVKNYAVDKLPGSPRIILFGGVKNKCFLADSQQATFAYLEAKNPGKHKLYLLDEYSHLDVFLGKNSHKDIFPIMINELNQN is encoded by the coding sequence ATGAAGTCTGAATTTGAAACAATCGAGTTTACCGCTCTGGATGGCTTCAAGTGCAACCTAAAACATTACCTGTCTCCAAATCCGAGTAAAGGGCCCATTTTGTTGGTTCATGGAGCCGGAGTGAGAGCCGATATATTTTGCCCGCCCAATGAGCAAAACATTGTGGAAATGCTGGCTGATGACGGCTACGATGTGTGGCTGGAAAACTGGCGCGCCAGCATCGACCTGCCACCTACTGAATGGGATTTGGATGTGGTGGCCCGAAACGACCATCCGGCCGCTGTGCAAAAGGTATTAGAACTTACGGGGAGTAAAAATCTGAAAGCTTTAATTCATTGCCAAGGCAGCACGAGCTTTATGATTTCGGTGGCTCTAGGCCTGGTTCCTCAGGTGACTACTATTGTGAGCAATGCCGTTTCGTTACATCCCAAAGTTCCAGGTTTTTCTCGCTTTAAGCTAAATGTCTTGGTGCCTATCGTCCACCAGCTTTTTGATTTTCTAAACCCGCAATGGGCCAAGGAAGCTCCTGACTTTAAAACCAAGTTGATGAAGGCTGTAGTAAAAATGACACATTGGGAAAAAGATACCGATGTGGGCAAATTTGTAAGCTTTACCTATGGCTCAGGGATGCCTGCTTTATGGGAATTGGAAAACCTCGACAAACGCACCATGACTTGGATAGAAGATGAATTTGCAGCCGTTCCCCTCTCCTTTTTCAACCATATCCGCTTTTGCATAAGCAAGGGTGTTATACTTCCTAATGATAAAAAGGCCGTAAAAAACTACGCTGTAGATAAACTGCCTGGAAGCCCTCGAATAATCCTATTTGGAGGTGTTAAAAACAAATGCTTTTTAGCCGATAGCCAACAAGCCACATTTGCTTATCTGGAAGCTAAAAATCCTGGTAAGCACAAATTGTATTTGCTGGATGAGTATAGCCATTTGGATGTTTTTCTTGGAAAAAATTCCCACAAGGATATTTTCCCAATTATGATTAATGAATTGAATCAAAACTAA
- a CDS encoding acetoacetate decarboxylase family protein codes for MPPKRIKRYTGKYALVDGIPYTMPVNAKNSPALMAGFSCDWEKANALLPGDEVHALKLPNGRAALLITIINYIDTSIGKYIEYSIGIACTHGSKPAPRLLNAMMVKKYGTGQYILDLPVSSEMSVKGGKGIWGMPKHKANLDFKVTENHVTSQYEKDGQFAFRIEIEIPKSPSMRIKVGSVNYCRFRNMLMASYIYFDTKAGANFFGKAKANLYIGDHPNVSFLRNIDINPDPFFTTFMPKANGILDDHFECWFMTYDTPPKEMPEGLESVVNLGYSEDWLPDPVITDYEKFKIQ; via the coding sequence ATGCCTCCCAAAAGAATAAAACGATATACCGGAAAATACGCTTTAGTAGACGGCATCCCCTACACCATGCCCGTAAATGCCAAAAACTCACCTGCACTCATGGCTGGTTTTAGTTGCGATTGGGAAAAGGCAAATGCCCTACTTCCCGGTGATGAAGTGCATGCGCTAAAACTTCCGAATGGCCGAGCAGCCTTGCTCATTACCATTATAAATTACATTGACACGAGCATCGGCAAATACATTGAATACAGCATTGGAATTGCATGCACCCATGGCTCCAAACCCGCACCACGCTTACTGAATGCCATGATGGTAAAAAAATATGGTACAGGTCAATATATTTTGGATTTACCAGTGAGCTCTGAGATGTCCGTAAAAGGTGGAAAGGGAATCTGGGGAATGCCCAAACACAAGGCCAACCTAGACTTTAAGGTAACTGAAAACCATGTGACCTCACAATATGAAAAGGATGGGCAGTTTGCTTTTAGAATTGAAATAGAAATACCAAAGTCGCCATCTATGCGCATAAAAGTGGGAAGTGTAAACTATTGCCGTTTCCGAAATATGTTGATGGCTTCCTACATATATTTTGACACCAAGGCTGGGGCTAATTTCTTCGGAAAGGCCAAAGCCAACCTTTACATTGGCGACCACCCCAATGTCTCTTTTTTAAGAAATATTGACATCAACCCAGATCCCTTTTTCACCACGTTTATGCCTAAGGCCAATGGTATTTTGGATGATCATTTTGAATGTTGGTTTATGACGTATGATACTCCCCCGAAGGAAATGCCCGAAGGACTGGAATCTGTGGTAAACCTGGGCTACTCCGAAGATTGGCTTCCTGACCCTGTTATAACTGATTATGAAAAGTTTAAGATTCAATAA
- a CDS encoding patatin-like phospholipase family protein, with amino-acid sequence MLTKPSKNPAVKRSLVLAGGGMRVAYQAGVLMALEESGLQFSHVDGTSGGIFNTSMLASGLSPKTMAEKWRTLKLKYFVSTRKVKDYLHMFKMQGYADADNIRKKVFPHLGINLKNINANAEINATFNVCNFRTKSVEAKPNTTVKEDHLIAGVSLPLFMPAIKIDEDWYTDAVWIKDANLIESVNQGSKELWLVWAIGNSPNYLKGAFHQYVHMIEMSANGGLLEEYRYIHKLNELATADEKIKLFVIKSQIPLPLDPDFFFNKINARELVNMGYAQAKGYLQNYKPEGELLDETASASEEPDFLLTFRSEYFGKLAFNSKQTPVQLFIYTRFAQFPDKQVCEVYSSIKIGREELEIPTYNYEIIGGNQELKGVSKFVLDGKEMTLTTVQKLSSPIEIAMGLGFKQIEIKVQAEDGSTMIEGKLYQSMGSRLKSLYSTNLSTITDKRTGLRAKLKMFKAFINHVKTKTS; translated from the coding sequence ATGCTAACTAAGCCTTCCAAAAATCCAGCGGTAAAACGCTCACTTGTATTGGCGGGTGGAGGCATGCGCGTGGCTTATCAGGCTGGCGTACTGATGGCATTGGAAGAATCAGGTTTGCAATTTTCACATGTGGATGGCACCTCTGGCGGGATATTCAATACTTCAATGTTGGCCAGTGGCTTGTCGCCAAAAACGATGGCCGAAAAATGGAGAACCTTAAAGTTGAAATACTTTGTTTCCACCCGAAAAGTTAAGGACTATCTCCACATGTTTAAAATGCAGGGTTACGCTGATGCTGACAATATTCGTAAAAAGGTGTTTCCGCATTTAGGTATAAACCTAAAAAACATTAATGCAAATGCTGAAATCAACGCCACATTTAATGTGTGTAATTTCAGAACTAAAAGTGTAGAGGCAAAACCAAACACTACTGTAAAAGAAGACCATCTGATTGCCGGTGTTTCCCTTCCCCTATTTATGCCCGCTATAAAAATTGATGAGGATTGGTACACTGATGCGGTTTGGATAAAAGATGCCAACCTAATTGAATCCGTAAATCAAGGTTCAAAAGAATTGTGGCTTGTGTGGGCCATTGGCAATTCACCCAATTATTTGAAAGGTGCATTTCATCAATATGTGCACATGATAGAAATGAGTGCCAATGGGGGTTTATTGGAAGAATACCGGTACATCCATAAGCTAAACGAGTTGGCTACAGCCGATGAAAAAATAAAGCTCTTTGTCATCAAATCTCAAATTCCACTGCCGCTGGACCCTGACTTTTTCTTTAATAAAATAAATGCCCGCGAACTGGTAAACATGGGCTATGCTCAGGCCAAAGGATATTTGCAGAATTATAAGCCAGAAGGTGAGTTATTGGACGAAACAGCCAGTGCATCAGAGGAACCTGATTTTCTTCTGACGTTTAGAAGCGAATATTTCGGTAAGCTGGCTTTTAATTCTAAGCAAACTCCGGTTCAACTTTTTATCTACACGCGCTTTGCCCAGTTTCCTGATAAGCAAGTATGCGAAGTTTATTCAAGTATAAAAATTGGAAGAGAGGAACTAGAAATTCCAACCTATAACTATGAAATAATTGGTGGAAATCAAGAGTTGAAAGGAGTTTCAAAGTTTGTACTTGACGGAAAAGAAATGACTTTGACAACAGTTCAAAAACTATCCAGCCCAATAGAAATAGCGATGGGCTTAGGCTTTAAGCAAATTGAAATAAAAGTACAAGCCGAAGACGGCAGCACAATGATAGAAGGCAAACTGTACCAAAGTATGGGAAGCCGATTAAAATCTTTGTACTCCACCAATCTTTCCACCATAACTGATAAACGAACCGGCCTAAGAGCAAAACTCAAAATGTTTAAAGCTTTTATCAACCATGTTAAAACCAAAACCTCCTGA
- a CDS encoding GMC family oxidoreductase N-terminal domain-containing protein, giving the protein MKKLSRPITELKNSYDVLVIGSGYGGSIAASRMSRIGKSVCLLEKGKEFLPGDFPSKLTEASGEMNFNMGKKSDDNNGLYDFTMGDGISVFKGCGLGGTSLVNANVSIKPEPRVMEDNAWPAEIRNNISSFHEGVERAWDMLKPNPYPEGKNGYPILAKTEAMRKSADYMSEEFRLLDINVNFENKEENHVGIKQGKCNNCGDCVTGCNVGAKNTTAMNYLPDAYNHGAEIFTNIDVRHIEKSNGRWKVFFNVLNTGREKFDAPELFVFADNVIISAGSLGSTEILLRSKAKGLSTSDMLGQNMTGNGDVLAFGYNNDQPINGIGMGDNEIKDIANVGPCITSVIDMRNRDNIVDGMTLEEGTVPAPIRAIMASTLVTVSRLFGNDTDRGFKDFWREKWREITSLFKGPFHGAVNHTQIYLVMTHDDSKGKMSLKDDRLKIDWPGVGKQEIFKKVDGELTAATSALGGNKVPNPTWNKMMDFDLVTVHPLGGCGMANDANTGVTDHKGQVFSGSTGTDLHPGLYVMDGAVIPKSVGTNPLLTISGLAERSCKLIAESMGASINYSFENAPRKEGQNNVTKGVQFTETMRGYFSLDEKENYQRGHDKGKAAKSPFEFTLTIHSEDVDTFVQNKDHQAGLMGSMVAPALSDKPLSALNGTFNLFVEDKANPDTKKMLYSSVLTDVNGEHYYFEGFKQVQNDKGFDVWADTTTLFITLRKGDSKEGEVIGKGMLKILIKDFMTQLTTMKSVNTKGASESISSIAAFGKFFSGNVFDTYIKKIR; this is encoded by the coding sequence ATGAAAAAACTATCACGCCCCATTACGGAATTAAAAAACAGCTACGATGTACTCGTAATAGGCTCTGGATATGGGGGTAGCATTGCGGCATCTCGGATGAGCCGCATCGGAAAGTCGGTTTGTCTTTTAGAAAAAGGTAAAGAGTTTTTACCTGGAGATTTCCCTAGTAAGCTCACAGAAGCTTCTGGAGAAATGAATTTTAACATGGGTAAAAAATCAGATGATAATAATGGGCTTTATGATTTTACCATGGGCGATGGCATCAGTGTTTTCAAAGGTTGTGGGTTGGGAGGAACCTCTTTAGTAAATGCCAATGTTTCGATAAAGCCTGAGCCTCGGGTAATGGAAGACAATGCATGGCCCGCTGAAATCAGAAACAACATTTCTTCTTTTCATGAAGGTGTAGAGCGCGCTTGGGATATGCTAAAACCCAATCCATACCCTGAAGGTAAAAATGGCTACCCCATTTTGGCCAAAACCGAGGCCATGAGAAAGTCAGCGGATTATATGTCTGAGGAATTTAGACTGCTGGACATCAACGTAAACTTTGAAAACAAAGAGGAAAATCATGTTGGGATAAAACAAGGTAAATGCAACAATTGTGGAGATTGTGTAACAGGCTGCAACGTAGGCGCCAAAAATACAACAGCCATGAATTACCTCCCGGATGCTTACAATCATGGTGCAGAAATATTTACCAATATTGATGTTCGCCATATTGAGAAAAGCAATGGCCGCTGGAAGGTGTTTTTTAATGTGTTGAATACAGGAAGGGAAAAATTTGACGCACCTGAACTATTTGTATTTGCAGATAATGTAATCATAAGTGCCGGCTCTTTAGGCTCCACCGAAATACTGCTTCGTTCCAAGGCAAAAGGTCTAAGCACCTCAGATATGCTTGGGCAAAATATGACTGGAAATGGCGATGTATTGGCCTTTGGCTACAATAATGACCAGCCAATAAATGGTATAGGAATGGGCGATAATGAAATAAAGGATATCGCGAATGTGGGCCCCTGTATCACAAGTGTGATAGATATGCGAAATCGTGATAACATTGTCGATGGCATGACGCTCGAAGAAGGTACCGTTCCTGCTCCAATTCGTGCTATTATGGCAAGTACGCTGGTTACAGTTTCCCGCCTTTTCGGAAATGATACCGATAGAGGATTTAAAGATTTTTGGCGTGAAAAGTGGCGCGAAATCACCAGCTTATTTAAAGGGCCATTTCACGGTGCAGTAAATCACACACAGATTTATTTGGTGATGACGCATGATGATTCAAAAGGTAAAATGAGCCTGAAAGATGATCGATTAAAAATAGACTGGCCAGGTGTGGGCAAGCAAGAAATATTTAAAAAAGTAGATGGCGAACTAACTGCTGCCACCTCGGCCCTTGGCGGGAATAAAGTTCCAAACCCAACCTGGAATAAGATGATGGATTTTGATCTGGTTACGGTTCACCCACTGGGCGGCTGCGGTATGGCCAACGATGCCAATACCGGAGTGACAGACCATAAAGGCCAGGTTTTTTCGGGAAGCACTGGAACGGATTTACACCCCGGACTTTATGTGATGGATGGAGCGGTGATTCCAAAATCTGTTGGTACCAATCCTCTCCTCACCATTAGCGGTTTAGCTGAGCGCAGCTGCAAACTAATTGCAGAAAGTATGGGTGCTTCTATTAATTATAGCTTTGAAAATGCTCCCCGAAAAGAAGGCCAAAACAATGTTACCAAAGGTGTGCAGTTTACTGAAACCATGCGCGGCTATTTTTCGCTTGACGAAAAAGAAAACTACCAGCGTGGCCATGATAAAGGAAAAGCAGCAAAATCACCTTTTGAATTTACCCTTACCATACATTCCGAAGATGTGGACACTTTTGTGCAAAACAAAGACCACCAGGCCGGACTGATGGGAAGCATGGTAGCTCCTGCCCTTTCGGACAAACCACTTTCAGCGCTTAATGGAACCTTCAACCTTTTTGTAGAAGACAAAGCAAATCCAGACACCAAAAAGATGCTATATAGCAGCGTATTGACGGACGTAAATGGTGAGCACTATTATTTTGAAGGATTTAAGCAAGTGCAAAACGACAAGGGATTTGATGTGTGGGCAGACACCACTACCCTGTTTATCACTTTACGTAAAGGTGATTCTAAAGAAGGTGAGGTGATTGGCAAGGGGATGCTTAAAATTTTGATCAAAGATTTTATGACGCAACTTACCACCATGAAATCTGTGAATACCAAAGGTGCCAGTGAGAGTATTTCGTCTATCGCGGCATTCGGTAAGTTCTTTTCAGGAAATGTGTTTGATACGTACATTAAGAAAATCAGATAA
- a CDS encoding glutaminase, with amino-acid sequence MDYNSIFEEIKREINLDVKHGKVADYIPELAHVDPNKFGISLKCMDGQSFSMGDADEKFSAQSITKVFSLALAMNHFGQKVWSRMDVEPSGTSFNSLVLLEYEQGIPRNPFINSGALVIADMLVEKLEDPKGEFLEFVRNMTGSRDIDYNYKVANSERDHGFRNRAMANMLKSFGNIKGDVEDVLDFYFHQCSIEMSCKQLADAFMVFSNKGSMLGTKEKIITKQQSQRINALMLTCGFYDEAGEFAFRVGLPGKSGVGGGIAAVYPSEYSVAVWSPRLNKLGNSVLGMKTLELLTTKTGMGIF; translated from the coding sequence ATGGACTACAACTCAATTTTTGAAGAAATAAAGCGGGAGATTAACTTGGATGTAAAGCACGGAAAGGTGGCCGATTACATTCCTGAATTAGCTCATGTAGACCCCAATAAGTTTGGAATTTCATTGAAGTGCATGGATGGCCAAAGCTTTTCTATGGGCGATGCTGACGAAAAATTTTCCGCTCAAAGTATCACTAAGGTATTTTCATTAGCCCTAGCCATGAACCATTTTGGCCAAAAAGTTTGGAGCCGAATGGACGTAGAGCCTTCCGGAACTTCATTCAACTCATTGGTTCTCCTGGAATATGAGCAGGGAATTCCAAGAAATCCTTTTATAAATAGTGGCGCACTGGTAATAGCCGATATGCTGGTAGAAAAGTTGGAAGATCCCAAAGGTGAGTTTTTGGAATTTGTGAGAAACATGACCGGCAGCCGTGATATAGACTACAATTATAAAGTTGCCAATAGCGAAAGAGACCACGGTTTTAGAAATAGAGCTATGGCTAATATGCTCAAGTCTTTTGGAAACATAAAAGGTGATGTAGAAGATGTGTTAGACTTTTACTTTCATCAATGCAGTATTGAAATGAGCTGTAAGCAATTGGCTGATGCCTTTATGGTTTTTAGCAATAAAGGAAGTATGCTGGGCACCAAAGAAAAAATTATAACCAAACAGCAAAGTCAACGTATAAATGCTCTGATGCTTACTTGCGGCTTTTATGACGAAGCCGGAGAGTTTGCCTTTCGTGTTGGTCTGCCTGGTAAAAGTGGTGTAGGTGGAGGAATCGCTGCCGTATACCCAAGTGAATATAGTGTTGCTGTTTGGAGCCCAAGGCTCAATAAATTGGGTAATTCGGTACTGGGAATGAAAACCTTGGAATTACTTACTACCAAAACCGGAATGGGCATTTTTTAA
- a CDS encoding endonuclease/exonuclease/phosphatase family protein: protein MEIIYYTLTAFILITSILSFIDHPHWMFRVFEFTKVHLVVLQFATFMLALIFVEATPFIWGIQAFLVLLMVYNASILVKYTSLYKVVPQEKSPKHSAPVTLLSANVYQFNKNYQPFIDLVHQTKPNIVLTIESNKDWDKALEVLEKDYPNHKKVPLENTYGLHFYTNLKIKKVDVHWFVADDIPSIEAQLQTDDGYNFTFFGVHPPPPSPTEEENSKERDGELMCVAKNVRDGNAATVVVGDFNTVAWSKASTLFRKTAELVDPRIGRGLISTFHANYRWFRFPIDQMFHTPDIYVNEFTVLDKFGSDHLPLFAEFQINNGKNLNQENVESLEEGEMEEVDELIAEGKAEDGERDAVAKE from the coding sequence ATGGAAATTATTTATTACACTTTAACCGCTTTTATCCTTATCACCTCTATTCTGTCGTTTATTGACCACCCTCACTGGATGTTCAGAGTTTTTGAGTTTACTAAGGTTCACCTTGTTGTGCTTCAATTTGCCACCTTTATGCTGGCTCTCATTTTTGTAGAAGCCACTCCCTTTATTTGGGGTATTCAAGCTTTTTTAGTTTTGTTAATGGTTTATAATGCCAGCATTTTGGTAAAATATACTTCACTCTATAAAGTTGTTCCCCAAGAAAAGTCGCCTAAACATTCCGCGCCAGTTACCTTGCTTTCTGCAAATGTTTATCAGTTTAATAAAAATTATCAGCCCTTTATAGATTTGGTGCATCAGACCAAACCCAATATTGTACTTACCATAGAGTCCAACAAAGACTGGGATAAAGCTTTGGAAGTTTTAGAAAAAGACTATCCAAATCACAAAAAAGTACCACTTGAAAATACCTATGGACTTCATTTTTATACCAACCTAAAAATCAAAAAGGTAGATGTGCATTGGTTTGTAGCTGATGATATTCCTAGCATTGAAGCCCAACTGCAAACGGATGACGGCTATAATTTCACCTTTTTTGGGGTGCACCCACCACCACCCAGCCCTACGGAAGAAGAAAACTCAAAAGAACGCGATGGCGAATTGATGTGCGTGGCCAAAAATGTACGTGATGGAAATGCTGCAACGGTGGTAGTGGGGGACTTTAACACCGTAGCTTGGTCAAAAGCAAGCACGCTTTTCAGAAAAACTGCAGAACTTGTAGACCCAAGAATTGGCCGAGGACTGATTTCTACTTTTCATGCTAACTATAGATGGTTTAGGTTTCCTATTGACCAGATGTTTCATACGCCCGACATTTATGTGAATGAATTTACCGTCCTCGATAAGTTTGGCTCCGACCACCTTCCGCTGTTTGCCGAGTTTCAAATCAACAATGGCAAAAACTTAAACCAAGAAAATGTAGAAAGCCTGGAAGAAGGTGAAATGGAAGAAGTGGATGAACTTATAGCCGAGGGAAAAGCAGAAGATGGTGAAAGGGATGCCGTAGCTAAAGAGTAA